One segment of Dolichospermum sp. DET69 DNA contains the following:
- a CDS encoding inositol monophosphatase, whose translation MQIFLDIATEAALAAGVVLQDYLGKLEDAITEKGRPGDLVTIADKASEQVILEILGRHFPQHSILAEESGKLGNQDNEFLWAIDPLDGTTNYAHQYPCFAVSIGLLINGVPKVGVIYDPFRDELFRAAAGLGATRNRRPIRVSQTAELSKSLLVSGFAYDRRETADNNYAEFCHLTHLTQGVRRDGAAALDLAYVACGRVDGYWERGIAPWDVVAGIILVQEAGGNVTAYDGSPMKIDSGRILATNGYVHNSLSQELMQVPRLSSWT comes from the coding sequence ATGCAAATTTTTCTAGATATTGCTACAGAAGCCGCTTTAGCCGCAGGTGTAGTTTTACAAGATTATTTAGGTAAATTAGAAGACGCAATCACCGAAAAAGGCCGTCCTGGTGATTTAGTTACCATTGCTGATAAAGCTTCTGAACAGGTAATTTTAGAAATACTGGGTCGCCATTTTCCCCAACATTCTATCCTGGCTGAAGAGTCGGGAAAACTGGGAAATCAAGATAATGAATTTCTCTGGGCTATTGACCCTCTCGATGGGACAACTAATTACGCCCATCAATATCCCTGTTTTGCCGTTTCTATTGGCTTGCTGATTAACGGTGTACCCAAGGTGGGAGTAATTTATGATCCTTTCCGTGATGAATTATTTCGGGCTGCTGCTGGTTTAGGTGCAACTCGTAACCGTCGTCCTATTCGGGTTTCTCAAACAGCGGAATTAAGTAAAAGCCTATTAGTAAGTGGATTTGCTTATGACCGCCGGGAAACTGCTGATAATAATTACGCGGAATTTTGCCATCTTACCCATCTTACCCAAGGTGTGCGCCGTGATGGTGCAGCAGCGTTGGATTTAGCTTATGTAGCCTGTGGCCGAGTTGATGGTTATTGGGAAAGGGGAATTGCGCCTTGGGATGTTGTGGCTGGGATAATATTGGTTCAGGAAGCGGGAGGTAATGTCACCGCTTATGATGGTAGTCCCATGAAGATTGATTCGGGGAGAATTCTGGCTACTAATGGTTATGTTCACAACAGCCTCAGTCAAGAATTGATGCAAGTTCCCCGTTTATCAAGTTGGACATAA
- a CDS encoding CopG family transcriptional regulator, whose protein sequence is MSKENITFRIDSSKKVAIDALAQGINRDRSYILNEAVNAYLEMYQWQIEEIQKGIAEADAGDFASDEEVKETFARLIHAD, encoded by the coding sequence ATGAGTAAAGAAAATATTACCTTTCGCATAGACAGCAGCAAAAAAGTCGCAATTGACGCATTAGCACAAGGAATAAACCGCGACAGAAGCTATATTCTTAATGAAGCAGTAAACGCTTATTTAGAAATGTACCAATGGCAAATAGAAGAAATCCAAAAAGGTATTGCTGAAGCGGATGCTGGAGATTTTGCTAGTGATGAAGAAGTAAAAGAGACATTTGCCAGACTTATCCATGCAGATTAA
- a CDS encoding type II toxin-antitoxin system HicB family antitoxin, with amino-acid sequence MSQYSMIVQWSEEDGLFLVTIPEFSDRVIMPCTHGKTREEAIRHGEEVIEMYLESWEAEGESIPEPRLLKIA; translated from the coding sequence ATGAGTCAATATAGTATGATTGTGCAATGGTCAGAGGAAGATGGGCTTTTCTTAGTCACAATTCCAGAATTTAGCGATCGCGTAATTATGCCATGTACTCACGGTAAAACTCGTGAAGAAGCCATTCGTCATGGAGAAGAAGTTATTGAAATGTATTTAGAATCTTGGGAAGCAGAAGGTGAATCCATTCCTGAACCGAGGTTACTAAAAATTGCCTAA
- a CDS encoding 2Fe-2S iron-sulfur cluster binding domain-containing protein — translation MVQTHTIKVYNRQTGTSHTLEVPEDRYILHTAEHNGTELPFSCRNGACTTCAVRVVSGEIHQPEAIGLSPDLRRQGYALLCVSYARSDLEVETQDEDEVYELQFGRFFGKGKVKAGLPLDED, via the coding sequence ATGGTTCAAACCCACACTATTAAAGTTTACAATCGTCAAACTGGTACATCACATACTCTCGAAGTTCCTGAAGACCGTTATATCCTGCATACTGCTGAACACAATGGCACAGAACTGCCCTTTTCTTGCCGCAATGGGGCTTGCACAACTTGCGCTGTTAGAGTTGTATCGGGAGAAATTCACCAACCGGAAGCCATTGGACTTTCTCCAGATTTACGTCGTCAAGGTTACGCTTTATTATGTGTAAGTTATGCTCGTTCTGATTTGGAAGTAGAAACACAAGATGAAGATGAAGTTTATGAACTTCAGTTTGGGCGCTTTTTTGGTAAGGGCAAAGTTAAAGCGGGTTTACCTTTAGATGAGGACTAA
- a CDS encoding type II toxin-antitoxin system HicA family toxin, producing the protein MPRKIRELKAQIIRSGFVYLPKRGKGSHERWRHPLLRKTLTIPGKDGDDVPQYLEKQLTKLLAELEQLGEDED; encoded by the coding sequence ATGCCCAGAAAAATTCGGGAGTTAAAAGCTCAAATTATCCGTTCAGGGTTTGTATATCTACCTAAACGGGGTAAAGGTAGTCATGAAAGATGGCGACATCCTTTACTAAGGAAAACATTAACTATTCCTGGTAAAGATGGTGATGATGTTCCACAATACTTAGAAAAGCAGTTAACAAAGTTATTAGCTGAATTAGAACAGTTAGGGGAGGATGAGGATTAA
- a CDS encoding DUF29 domain-containing protein: protein MTVTYQTDFNLWIEKTAQLLLENRWQEIDKEHLIEEISDLGKSERRAISSQLIRLLLHLLKWQYQPQRRSDSWLDSITDARTQIELTIKDSPSLKNYPQEQLEESYEKARRQAAKQAGMDISIFPEECLYSLELILDETRLPE, encoded by the coding sequence ATGACTGTAACCTATCAAACAGACTTCAATTTGTGGATAGAAAAAACAGCCCAACTATTACTAGAAAATCGCTGGCAGGAAATTGATAAAGAACATTTAATTGAGGAGATTTCCGACTTGGGTAAAAGTGAAAGACGCGCTATCTCTAGTCAATTAATTCGTCTACTTTTACACTTACTTAAATGGCAATATCAACCTCAAAGACGTTCAGACAGTTGGCTAGATTCTATCACAGATGCTCGGACTCAAATTGAATTAACTATTAAAGATAGTCCCAGTCTTAAAAACTATCCTCAAGAACAATTGGAGGAAAGCTATGAAAAAGCACGTCGTCAAGCAGCTAAACAAGCAGGAATGGATATTTCTATCTTTCCCGAAGAATGTCTTTATTCTTTAGAGTTAATTTTAGATGAAACCCGGTTGCCAGAATAG
- a CDS encoding thermonuclease family protein, with amino-acid sequence MAAMVVHLRIFVRKIIILGSLLLLVSCQSQNNSAIVPASVKVARVVSGQSLEVLGMEAQANLISQVRLIGLDAPDIRQLPWGEDAKQLVETLIGGANQAVNLEFDLEAKDKFNRTLAYVWKDKLLLNEEIVKQGYALFVARSPNHKYNQRLERAQQWARIMGKGIWNADKPMRMTPGEFRRLSR; translated from the coding sequence ATGGCTGCCATGGTAGTTCATCTTCGCATTTTTGTGCGAAAAATAATTATATTAGGCAGTTTGTTATTGTTGGTGAGTTGTCAAAGCCAAAACAATTCTGCTATTGTTCCCGCTAGTGTCAAGGTAGCACGGGTTGTGAGTGGACAAAGTTTGGAAGTATTGGGAATGGAAGCACAAGCAAATTTAATTTCCCAAGTGCGGTTAATTGGTTTAGATGCACCAGATATCCGTCAACTTCCTTGGGGTGAGGATGCTAAACAATTAGTAGAAACTTTAATTGGTGGTGCAAATCAAGCTGTAAATCTGGAATTTGACTTAGAAGCTAAGGATAAATTTAACCGCACCTTAGCTTATGTATGGAAAGATAAACTGTTGTTAAATGAAGAAATAGTCAAACAAGGATATGCTTTATTTGTAGCGCGATCGCCTAATCACAAATACAACCAACGTTTAGAACGCGCCCAACAATGGGCAAGAATTATGGGAAAAGGCATCTGGAACGCTGATAAACCTATGCGGATGACTCCTGGAGAATTTCGCCGGCTCTCTCGTTAA
- a CDS encoding type II toxin-antitoxin system RelE/ParE family toxin: MQIKWLRQALRNLEQAHKYITKDNPTAAQELILKIQNAANQLENYPLIGKSGRVEGTRELIISNSPYIIIYRVKEESIEILRILHTSKRYPD, encoded by the coding sequence ATGCAGATTAAATGGCTACGTCAGGCGCTACGTAACTTAGAGCAAGCGCATAAATACATAACTAAAGATAATCCCACCGCAGCACAGGAACTAATATTAAAGATTCAAAATGCTGCAAATCAATTAGAAAATTATCCCTTGATTGGAAAGTCTGGACGAGTAGAAGGGACAAGAGAACTGATAATTTCTAATTCACCGTATATTATTATTTATCGAGTCAAGGAAGAATCAATAGAAATTCTCCGAATTCTTCACACCTCAAAACGCTATCCAGATTAA